In Chthonomonas sp., a single genomic region encodes these proteins:
- a CDS encoding PD40 domain-containing protein, producing MTKKVATRTVAGLFTLAGLMAFYRWYQGFVVDPDLGTVDSAGWIAAIEMTPSGSKAVLIKPDGTKVDNPGYRDGVNDKDVAWSPDGNRLFFSSDREKGVFQIARWNPSKGNVEVRSVGSRSKARLNFSPPGYVSTPTTGLIVAGGFVLEFDPRGGTTRQVLPPTTGVVATGEEGGSQGQFDAYYRNLGQSFREAKYGKDRKGVFAVIRRDLGEALIYQPLELIEDAKGNVSLPRPQGIVAADSIEFDVNSDGLLAYTVRGFRFFDPANAPEAQKRNGELVPPYRNALFTLDVNAQSVTPMPVFVSPDDEIAAGQVVFNPTGGTLLFQSGRVNKLSQFEVAGMLSVVVDGEGLKSAQQLTRGLVSDFSWSPDGNRIVFVMSKDGQRGLYTIKPDGAALEPLGSLKGDFDDPKFSPAKPK from the coding sequence GTGACCAAGAAAGTCGCTACCCGTACAGTTGCCGGACTCTTCACCCTCGCTGGCCTCATGGCCTTCTATCGCTGGTATCAGGGGTTCGTCGTGGACCCAGATTTGGGCACCGTCGATAGTGCTGGCTGGATCGCGGCCATCGAGATGACTCCGAGCGGTTCCAAGGCGGTGCTGATCAAGCCCGACGGGACTAAGGTCGATAACCCCGGCTATCGCGATGGAGTGAACGATAAGGACGTCGCGTGGAGTCCGGACGGAAATCGTTTGTTCTTCTCAAGCGACCGGGAGAAGGGAGTCTTCCAGATCGCGCGCTGGAACCCCTCGAAAGGGAACGTGGAAGTTCGCTCGGTCGGCTCGCGCAGCAAGGCGCGGCTGAACTTTTCGCCTCCGGGTTACGTTTCGACACCCACGACAGGGCTTATCGTCGCCGGCGGCTTTGTGCTGGAGTTCGACCCGCGCGGGGGCACGACCCGCCAAGTATTGCCTCCGACCACCGGGGTGGTCGCGACCGGAGAAGAGGGCGGTTCGCAAGGACAGTTCGATGCTTACTACCGGAACTTGGGCCAGTCGTTCCGCGAGGCGAAGTACGGTAAGGATCGCAAAGGCGTCTTTGCGGTGATCAGGCGCGACTTGGGAGAGGCGCTGATCTACCAGCCCCTTGAGCTGATCGAAGATGCTAAGGGGAACGTGAGCCTGCCGCGGCCACAGGGAATCGTCGCGGCCGACTCGATTGAGTTTGACGTCAACTCGGACGGGCTGTTAGCCTACACCGTACGTGGATTCCGATTCTTCGACCCGGCCAACGCACCCGAGGCGCAGAAGCGGAATGGGGAACTCGTCCCTCCCTACCGGAACGCGCTCTTCACGCTCGACGTGAACGCGCAGTCGGTGACGCCCATGCCCGTCTTTGTAAGCCCCGACGACGAGATCGCTGCCGGGCAAGTCGTGTTCAACCCGACCGGTGGGACGCTCCTCTTTCAATCGGGCCGCGTGAACAAACTGTCCCAGTTCGAGGTTGCGGGGATGCTCTCGGTGGTGGTCGATGGAGAAGGTCTGAAGTCGGCGCAGCAACTCACGCGCGGCTTGGTCTCCGACTTCAGTTGGAGCCCCGATGGGAACCGAATTGTCTTCGTCATGTCAAAGGACGGCCAGCGGGGTCTCTATACGATCAAGCCCGACGGAGCGGCGCTTGAGCCCCTGGGCTCTCTCAAAGGCGACTTCGACGATCCCAAGTTCAGCCCGGCAAAACCCAAGTGA
- a CDS encoding 6,7-dimethyl-8-ribityllumazine synthase encodes MVRIEAQMSAAGKRVGVVVSRWNELVTKELLEGALETLRAHGDPEVVLVQVPGTWEIPPVAKALIERRECHGVVALGCILQGATTHAALLAGDVSGALMNLQTSSGRPITWGILTPENQEQALERTGMKLGHKGREAAGALVEMMSLLDQI; translated from the coding sequence ATGGTACGCATTGAAGCGCAAATGAGCGCGGCAGGCAAGCGCGTGGGCGTTGTGGTCAGCCGCTGGAACGAGTTGGTCACCAAGGAACTCCTTGAGGGGGCTTTGGAGACGTTGCGCGCGCACGGCGATCCGGAAGTGGTTTTGGTACAAGTCCCTGGCACATGGGAGATTCCGCCCGTCGCAAAGGCGCTCATTGAGAGGCGCGAATGCCACGGCGTCGTCGCCCTGGGTTGCATTTTGCAGGGGGCCACGACGCACGCGGCACTCCTAGCGGGCGATGTGAGTGGCGCGCTCATGAACCTGCAGACGAGCAGCGGCCGGCCCATTACCTGGGGGATCTTAACCCCCGAGAATCAAGAGCAGGCGCTAGAGCGAACCGGCATGAAGCTCGGTCACAAAGGTCGGGAAGCCGCTGGCGCTCTGGTTGAGATGATGAGCCTGCTCGACCAGATCTAA
- a CDS encoding endonuclease MutS2: MSTDPLPHAYRVLEFDLVRSRVAEHCETEMGHELAERVTPLFNPKGIEELIAETDEASQLMDTDSVPSLGGLRDVREAARRAAKGGTLDGVSLYRIGVSLGVMRSLRTVLRGKSDGLPRLCAMVEELPEAPKTEARLIESLDGDGEVRDEASPALAKARQAKKQAASRMLDRIQSYVSGKTREWLSDAVYTTREGRYVVPVKSEHRAKVRGIVHDSSASGHTVYIEPDDVVQLGNALRQAEGAEKAEIARILDELSSRVGADGDAIAHGVHKCGEIDFIFAKARYGHAVNGCIPKITGGHHLRIVEGRHPLLDPSIAVPLFIHLCDGHDGLLITGPNTGGKTVSIKTVGLFVLMAQCGMMLPAREVDLGPFTQVWADIGDEQSLQQSLSTFSGHIRNIANALQQLVPGGLVLLDEVGAGTDPAEGSALAKAILLSIQESGGKVMASTHYGELKIFAYNTPGFVNAAMEFDLKSLRPSYRLIMGAPGASHALRIAERYGLPKAVLDRARDTAGTQHQEVSAMLERLEEAQKQAQRAQGQYDKIAHRLKQVEAEAERKLAEAKEAKAKARAHAAETIEDTLRELRLEANEIFETLKKDRRPEAFDQARSKLKRLQERGGSSAKGLKPEPMLEKAAAEVHKGDRVKITGHTQVGTVLAEPRDGKVQVQMGMIKMSFPASQVERADAEVAVPKAVYRENLGLKKVQSASIELVMIKMRAEEAQEVLDRFLDDSILAGLPNVRLVHGKGEGILRKITHETLRRHRGVRSFREAEPNEGGAGVTIAVLT, translated from the coding sequence ATGTCCACCGACCCCCTCCCGCACGCCTATCGGGTTCTCGAATTCGACCTCGTGCGTTCGCGCGTGGCGGAACACTGCGAGACCGAGATGGGGCACGAACTGGCAGAGCGGGTCACGCCGCTCTTCAATCCTAAGGGGATCGAAGAGTTGATCGCCGAGACGGACGAGGCGTCGCAGCTTATGGACACGGACTCGGTCCCGTCCCTCGGTGGGTTGCGAGATGTGCGGGAAGCGGCCCGCCGTGCCGCCAAGGGCGGAACGCTGGATGGCGTGAGTTTGTATCGGATCGGCGTGTCCTTGGGGGTCATGCGCAGCCTGCGGACCGTGTTACGGGGGAAGTCGGACGGGTTGCCGAGGTTGTGCGCTATGGTTGAGGAACTCCCCGAGGCCCCCAAGACCGAGGCTCGCCTCATCGAGTCCTTGGATGGCGACGGAGAAGTGCGCGATGAGGCGTCCCCGGCTTTGGCGAAAGCCCGGCAAGCGAAGAAGCAAGCCGCGAGTCGGATGCTTGATCGGATTCAGAGTTACGTAAGCGGCAAGACCCGAGAGTGGCTCAGTGACGCGGTTTACACCACACGTGAGGGGCGCTACGTTGTACCGGTCAAGAGTGAGCACCGGGCTAAGGTCCGCGGCATCGTGCACGATTCAAGCGCGAGCGGCCACACCGTCTATATCGAGCCTGACGATGTGGTTCAACTCGGCAACGCGTTGCGTCAGGCCGAAGGTGCAGAAAAGGCGGAGATCGCGCGAATTCTGGACGAGCTTTCAAGTCGAGTCGGGGCAGACGGCGATGCCATTGCCCACGGCGTGCACAAGTGCGGCGAGATCGATTTCATCTTCGCAAAGGCCCGGTACGGGCACGCAGTGAATGGGTGTATTCCCAAGATCACGGGCGGTCACCACTTGCGGATCGTCGAGGGGCGGCACCCGCTGCTTGATCCGTCCATCGCTGTGCCGCTGTTCATCCACCTTTGCGACGGGCACGACGGCTTGCTGATCACCGGGCCGAACACCGGAGGCAAGACGGTGAGCATCAAGACGGTGGGACTCTTCGTGCTCATGGCGCAATGCGGCATGATGCTCCCCGCCCGCGAGGTGGACTTGGGACCGTTTACCCAGGTGTGGGCGGACATTGGGGACGAGCAGAGCTTGCAGCAATCGCTCTCGACCTTCAGCGGCCACATCCGCAATATCGCGAACGCGTTGCAGCAGTTGGTGCCGGGCGGGCTGGTGCTGCTCGACGAAGTGGGCGCAGGAACGGACCCCGCGGAGGGCTCAGCGCTGGCCAAAGCGATCCTGCTAAGCATCCAGGAATCCGGCGGTAAGGTCATGGCGAGCACACACTATGGCGAGCTCAAGATCTTTGCGTACAACACGCCGGGCTTTGTGAACGCGGCGATGGAATTCGACCTCAAATCACTGCGCCCGAGCTATCGGCTCATCATGGGGGCACCCGGGGCGAGCCACGCCTTGCGCATCGCCGAGCGGTACGGCCTCCCCAAGGCAGTGCTGGATAGAGCGCGGGATACTGCGGGGACTCAGCATCAAGAAGTGTCGGCAATGCTTGAGAGGCTCGAGGAGGCGCAGAAGCAGGCCCAGCGTGCTCAAGGGCAGTACGACAAGATTGCGCATCGGCTGAAGCAAGTCGAAGCCGAGGCGGAGCGAAAGCTGGCCGAGGCAAAGGAAGCCAAAGCAAAGGCGAGAGCCCATGCGGCCGAGACGATCGAAGACACATTGCGAGAGCTGCGACTGGAGGCGAACGAGATCTTCGAGACGCTCAAGAAAGACCGTCGGCCCGAGGCTTTTGATCAGGCTCGCTCGAAGTTGAAGCGGCTCCAGGAACGGGGTGGATCGAGCGCGAAGGGGCTCAAGCCGGAACCGATGCTTGAGAAAGCAGCCGCCGAAGTGCACAAGGGCGACCGCGTGAAGATCACCGGGCACACGCAAGTCGGCACCGTGCTGGCCGAACCTCGCGATGGTAAGGTGCAGGTGCAGATGGGGATGATCAAGATGAGCTTCCCCGCCTCGCAAGTCGAACGCGCGGATGCCGAGGTGGCAGTTCCCAAAGCTGTTTATCGCGAGAACTTGGGACTGAAGAAGGTCCAATCGGCCAGTATCGAATTGGTGATGATCAAGATGCGCGCGGAGGAGGCCCAAGAGGTGCTCGACCGATTTCTTGACGATTCCATTCTCGCAGGCCTGCCCAACGTTCGGCTCGTGCACGGCAAGGGTGAGGGTATCTTGCGCAAGATAACGCACGAAACGTTGCGTCGCCATCGTGGGGTCCGGAGCTTTCGCGAAGCCGAGCCGAACGAAGGGGGCGCGGGCGTGACGATCGCGGTGTTGACATGA
- the cdd gene encoding cytidine deaminase: MIPTDLFDAAVVVRDNAYVPYSGYRVGCALRGSNGTIYTGCNVENVSYGAAICAERSAIMTMVSQGCTEIMELVVVTEDGGTPCGLCLQVIAEFISPAAVIWCAGSTGHFERYSFADLMPNAFRSDRVGRATDASAE, translated from the coding sequence ATGATCCCAACTGACCTCTTTGACGCTGCCGTGGTGGTTCGCGATAACGCGTACGTGCCGTACTCGGGTTACCGGGTAGGGTGCGCGCTACGCGGTTCCAACGGCACGATCTACACGGGCTGTAACGTGGAGAACGTCTCGTATGGGGCGGCCATTTGCGCGGAACGCTCTGCGATCATGACGATGGTTTCCCAAGGCTGTACGGAGATCATGGAATTGGTCGTCGTGACTGAAGACGGAGGCACCCCTTGCGGGCTCTGCTTGCAGGTGATCGCGGAATTCATCTCGCCTGCGGCAGTGATCTGGTGTGCGGGATCGACCGGTCATTTCGAGCGGTACTCGTTCGCGGATCTCATGCCCAACGCATTTCGATCGGACCGTGTCGGTCGCGCGACTGATGCGTCTGCTGAGTAA
- a CDS encoding adenylate/guanylate cyclase domain-containing protein, which yields MNDLRTLGSESDAQVTPAMQDDIRELIAIATKLREDAGGELDDAALAAVAEATGAPLEVVRVAMISAQPTEKRKRTFIDRFKKFTLSLDPTVRSLVTSAYLGVGCGVLVGAGKALSDQSGFLGILAMLCLLGAAYNAAIAKDVKTARLAGGIFGAVQFMGMGLAYALHNFLSKEPDISGKSPTLLVAFGAIGFVVGQAAFHAWNRRGARHGLAEPADERRKLLAQLVELQDKLRSNEQTISFLSLDVVGSTRMKELADPLAVEFTFGEYHRFVEVVARKHGGSIHSTAGDGVIVAFDSPWQAFHAARNILGGMPELNMYRNKIGMPMRLRAGIHHGSVVPQGEGLHNINFAHVIDIASHLQKAAPEGGIAVSLAAANLLPGGAESVGPEKVNVQNVDARIWTPRVTAIPTAPGAEPPPFQA from the coding sequence ATGAACGACCTCCGAACTTTAGGATCCGAGAGCGATGCCCAGGTGACTCCTGCCATGCAGGACGACATCCGGGAGCTTATTGCCATTGCGACCAAGCTGCGTGAGGATGCGGGCGGCGAGCTGGACGATGCGGCTCTCGCCGCGGTAGCCGAAGCCACCGGCGCACCGCTAGAGGTGGTCCGCGTTGCGATGATCTCGGCGCAACCCACCGAGAAGCGTAAGCGCACATTCATCGATCGGTTCAAAAAGTTCACGCTGTCCCTAGATCCCACCGTCCGGTCGCTGGTGACCTCAGCGTACTTGGGGGTCGGTTGCGGAGTCTTGGTCGGTGCAGGCAAGGCGCTCTCCGATCAATCGGGCTTCCTGGGGATCTTGGCGATGCTGTGCTTGCTCGGTGCGGCGTATAACGCGGCAATCGCAAAGGACGTCAAGACCGCCCGACTGGCGGGCGGCATCTTCGGGGCGGTGCAGTTCATGGGGATGGGGCTTGCCTACGCACTACACAATTTCCTCAGCAAGGAACCGGACATTTCCGGTAAGAGCCCGACACTGCTCGTTGCATTTGGCGCGATCGGCTTTGTCGTGGGCCAAGCCGCCTTTCACGCTTGGAACCGGCGCGGTGCGCGCCATGGTTTGGCAGAGCCAGCGGACGAACGTCGCAAGCTACTGGCTCAGCTGGTGGAACTCCAAGACAAGCTGCGAAGCAATGAGCAGACGATCTCGTTCCTCAGCTTGGACGTGGTGGGCAGCACTCGGATGAAAGAGTTAGCGGACCCGCTGGCGGTCGAGTTTACGTTTGGCGAGTACCACCGGTTCGTGGAGGTGGTTGCACGGAAGCATGGCGGCTCAATTCACTCGACTGCGGGCGATGGCGTGATCGTTGCCTTTGACTCACCATGGCAGGCGTTCCACGCTGCGCGGAATATCCTGGGCGGAATGCCGGAGCTCAACATGTACCGCAACAAGATCGGCATGCCGATGCGGTTGCGGGCGGGGATCCACCATGGGTCCGTCGTGCCGCAGGGCGAGGGTCTGCACAATATCAACTTCGCGCACGTGATCGACATCGCGTCTCACCTCCAAAAGGCCGCGCCCGAGGGCGGGATTGCCGTGTCCTTGGCGGCGGCGAACTTGTTGCCTGGCGGTGCCGAGTCCGTAGGCCCGGAGAAGGTGAATGTACAGAACGTCGATGCCCGCATTTGGACTCCGCGAGTCACGGCGATCCCCACAGCTCCGGGGGCTGAACCTCCACCGTTCCAAGCGTAA
- a CDS encoding carbohydrate ABC transporter permease, translating into MNPGLFYVLGTLATWFGFVLVFLAIAHLMRMVFRPIGYSPETAQRGVIMNGVVGGALLLVSQVVQLPLGREAPSGIHLPIAWVLMPWSGWLALVSVFFIIARLVQSTTAITAAERSKKLTAAGLWLVAGVIGVWQFSKSGEQATYFRGAIPMSASFVACSIGLAIAAAAAMAWTSKRTATRGITKNVLTVAALVVGSIIFGIPFAWLLLSSFKEDKDIAQADALRWQPLVTRQMDYMDPKSPLFETKIDGQTVQAAIMETVAPGRVKIDINKPMAMRGQTSIVDRSSLKEIPKQVPMVTSTVQGTPVTGFVTEEFEDGRRRMQITSPASMKGQELVGVASEIKDVREPGLRWQNYPDALDFLPPDTAKGLLYLKNTLILVVLTVLGVLVSSTMVAYAFARLRFYGKNFLFGVMLSTMMLPGAVTMLPQFLIYRSIGWIDTLYPLWVPAFFAGAFNVFLLRQFIAQIPMELEDAAKVDGCTYLTTLWQIMVPQIKPALAAISVMTTLGTWNNFMGPLIYISSPDRMPIAYGLQLYSSSRGGEPALLMAATTMSVLPVILLFFFAQKYLIEGVTLSGLGGR; encoded by the coding sequence ATGAATCCGGGTCTGTTTTATGTTCTGGGGACGCTGGCGACTTGGTTTGGGTTTGTCCTAGTCTTCCTTGCCATTGCCCACTTGATGCGGATGGTCTTCCGCCCAATCGGTTATTCGCCGGAGACGGCCCAACGCGGGGTGATCATGAACGGCGTGGTGGGCGGAGCGCTCTTGCTTGTCTCCCAGGTGGTTCAACTGCCTTTGGGTCGAGAGGCTCCGTCTGGAATCCACCTGCCGATTGCCTGGGTGCTCATGCCTTGGTCAGGCTGGCTTGCGCTGGTTTCGGTCTTCTTTATCATTGCTCGGCTTGTGCAATCCACGACAGCGATCACCGCCGCGGAGCGCTCAAAGAAGCTGACGGCAGCAGGGCTTTGGTTGGTCGCGGGTGTGATAGGAGTGTGGCAATTCTCCAAGAGCGGCGAGCAAGCGACCTACTTCCGCGGCGCGATCCCGATGTCCGCATCATTCGTTGCCTGTTCGATCGGCTTGGCCATAGCCGCCGCAGCCGCCATGGCTTGGACGAGCAAGCGCACGGCGACTCGCGGCATCACCAAGAATGTGCTCACCGTGGCGGCCCTGGTGGTCGGGTCCATTATCTTCGGAATCCCATTTGCCTGGCTACTCCTGAGCAGTTTCAAAGAAGACAAGGACATCGCACAGGCCGATGCGCTCCGGTGGCAGCCTTTGGTGACTCGGCAGATGGACTACATGGATCCGAAGAGTCCGCTCTTCGAAACCAAGATCGACGGTCAGACCGTGCAAGCCGCGATCATGGAGACCGTCGCGCCCGGGCGGGTGAAGATCGATATCAACAAGCCCATGGCCATGAGGGGGCAAACAAGCATCGTCGATCGGTCCTCGCTCAAAGAGATTCCGAAGCAAGTGCCGATGGTGACCAGCACCGTGCAGGGCACTCCCGTGACCGGATTCGTGACCGAGGAGTTCGAAGACGGTCGCCGGCGCATGCAGATCACATCCCCTGCCTCGATGAAAGGGCAGGAACTGGTGGGCGTTGCTTCGGAGATCAAGGACGTCCGCGAGCCAGGGCTGCGGTGGCAGAACTACCCCGATGCGCTCGACTTTCTTCCTCCCGACACCGCGAAGGGCCTGCTGTACCTGAAGAACACGCTGATCCTAGTCGTGCTGACCGTTCTTGGTGTTCTCGTGAGCAGCACGATGGTGGCGTACGCCTTTGCTCGTCTGCGGTTCTACGGAAAGAACTTCCTCTTTGGTGTAATGCTTAGTACGATGATGCTGCCGGGAGCGGTCACCATGCTGCCCCAGTTCCTCATCTACAGAAGCATCGGGTGGATCGACACGCTCTATCCGCTCTGGGTGCCCGCGTTCTTTGCGGGGGCGTTCAACGTTTTCCTGTTGCGTCAGTTCATTGCGCAAATCCCCATGGAGCTTGAGGATGCGGCCAAAGTGGACGGCTGTACTTACCTTACGACGCTGTGGCAGATCATGGTCCCGCAGATCAAACCTGCGCTTGCAGCCATTTCGGTCATGACCACGCTGGGCACTTGGAACAACTTCATGGGACCGCTGATCTACATCAGCTCGCCCGACAGGATGCCGATTGCTTACGGGCTGCAGTTGTACAGCAGCAGCCGGGGTGGGGAGCCTGCGCTCCTGATGGCCGCTACGACGATGTCCGTGCTGCCGGTTATCCTGTTGTTCTTCTTCGCCCAAAAGTACTTGATCGAAGGGGTGACGCTCAGCGGTCTTGGCGGTCGGTAG